In a genomic window of Halalkalicoccus sp. CG83:
- a CDS encoding ABC transporter ATP-binding protein → MNDTEGEDVGEGEPLVRVEGLTKHFSNAEGLLGGFKRNPDGLVPPVIHDPEQVRAVESVSFDIRKGETLGLVGESGCGKSTLARTLLQLITPTDGSVRFKGEDLSELSGEALRKKRREMQLIFQDPQSSLDPRMKVGQIVEEPMEAHGMLDDEGREERAKELLSKVGLDPQHYNRHPHAFSGGQRQRVNLARALSVNPDFIVCDEPVSALDVSIQAQVLNTMNELQEEFDLTYLFIAHDLSVIRHISDRVAVMYLGQLVELADKEELYENPQHPYTRALLESIPVPDPRARGTRGVLEGDVPSPIDPPSGCRFRTRCPELIAPDEYDLSAAEWENTRAFMRAIDRRTPETNDRAALRREYFDDAAPSGEAGDVVDDALDRIERDEWDEAAELLVERFAERSVCAREVPAYEVPTDYGSSSHYAACHLHREEGIRLDPETGERLVDERRNAERGSTTPESTASTD, encoded by the coding sequence ATGAACGACACAGAAGGCGAGGACGTCGGTGAGGGCGAACCGCTCGTTCGCGTCGAGGGGCTCACCAAACACTTCTCGAACGCCGAGGGGCTTCTGGGAGGCTTCAAACGCAACCCCGACGGGCTCGTCCCGCCGGTGATCCACGACCCCGAGCAGGTACGCGCCGTCGAGAGCGTCTCGTTCGACATCCGAAAGGGCGAGACGCTCGGTCTCGTCGGCGAGTCCGGCTGCGGGAAGTCCACCCTCGCGCGGACCCTTCTCCAGCTCATCACTCCCACGGACGGAAGCGTCCGGTTCAAGGGCGAGGACCTCTCGGAGCTGAGCGGCGAGGCGCTGCGCAAGAAGCGCCGCGAGATGCAGCTCATCTTCCAGGACCCGCAGTCGTCGCTCGATCCCCGGATGAAGGTCGGGCAGATCGTCGAGGAGCCCATGGAGGCCCACGGCATGCTCGACGACGAGGGCCGGGAGGAGCGTGCGAAGGAGCTGCTCTCGAAGGTCGGACTCGACCCGCAGCACTACAACCGACACCCCCACGCCTTCTCCGGCGGCCAGCGCCAGCGGGTCAACCTCGCACGGGCGCTGTCGGTGAACCCCGACTTCATCGTCTGCGACGAGCCGGTGAGCGCGCTCGACGTCTCCATCCAGGCGCAGGTTCTCAACACGATGAACGAGCTCCAGGAGGAGTTCGACCTCACCTACCTCTTCATCGCCCACGACCTGAGCGTCATCCGCCACATCTCCGACCGCGTCGCGGTGATGTACCTCGGCCAGCTCGTGGAGCTCGCGGACAAGGAGGAGCTCTACGAGAACCCACAACACCCCTACACGCGGGCACTCCTCGAGTCGATCCCGGTGCCGGATCCGCGTGCGAGGGGTACGCGCGGCGTGCTCGAGGGCGACGTGCCGAGTCCGATCGACCCTCCCTCTGGCTGTCGGTTCCGGACGCGCTGTCCGGAGCTCATCGCCCCCGACGAGTACGACCTCTCGGCCGCCGAGTGGGAGAACACGCGCGCGTTCATGCGCGCGATCGACCGCCGAACGCCGGAGACGAACGACCGTGCGGCGCTCAGGCGGGAGTACTTCGACGACGCGGCGCCCTCGGGCGAGGCCGGCGACGTCGTCGACGACGCGCTCGACCGGATCGAGCGCGACGAGTGGGACGAGGCCGCGGAGCTGCTCGTCGAACGCTTCGCCGAGCGGAGCGTCTGCGCGCGGGAGGTCCCAGCGTACGAGGTCCCCACGGACTACGGCTCGAGCTCCCACTACGCGGCGTGTCACCTCCACCGCGAGGAGGGGATCCGTCTGGACCCGGAGACGGGCGAGCGACTGGTGGACGAGCGACGGAACGCCGAACGCGGATCGACGACGCCGGAATCGACCGCGTCGACCGACTGA
- a CDS encoding ABC transporter ATP-binding protein, with the protein MNEEPLLKVENLKTQFFTEDGTVRAVDGISFEVYEGELVGIVGESGAGKSVAAMSVMRLIDSPGVIVDGEVTFKGETIVGYEEAADADREEGEPPELVPREEMLSEEEMRTRIRGREIAIIFQDPMESLNPVFTVGSQLREFIELNRDLSGGEAKEEAVHMLREVGIPEPEKRYEQYPHQFSGGMRQRVLIAMALACEPSLIIADEPTTALDVTVEGQILDLVEELQEKYDTAFVWVTHDMGVVAEICDRVNVMYLGEVIEQADVEELFYDTKHPYTSALLDSMPRPDVTTEELDPIKGVMPEAINPPSGCRFHSRCPDAREVCRRVHPDLRAVGDDARDERAHRAACVKHDAFDVGYWESEPLENEATGGFSVSRTEEESR; encoded by the coding sequence ATGAACGAGGAACCACTGCTGAAAGTCGAGAACCTGAAGACCCAGTTCTTCACCGAGGACGGCACCGTCCGCGCCGTCGACGGCATCTCCTTCGAGGTGTACGAGGGCGAACTCGTCGGCATCGTCGGGGAGTCCGGCGCCGGAAAGAGCGTCGCCGCGATGAGCGTCATGCGGCTGATCGACAGCCCCGGCGTCATCGTCGACGGCGAGGTGACGTTCAAGGGAGAGACCATCGTCGGCTACGAGGAGGCCGCGGACGCCGACCGGGAGGAAGGCGAGCCGCCGGAGCTCGTCCCCCGCGAGGAGATGCTCTCGGAGGAGGAGATGCGCACGCGGATCCGCGGACGCGAGATCGCCATCATCTTCCAGGACCCGATGGAGAGTCTGAACCCGGTGTTCACCGTCGGCTCGCAGCTCCGGGAGTTCATCGAGCTCAATCGCGACCTGTCGGGCGGGGAAGCGAAGGAGGAGGCCGTCCACATGCTCCGGGAGGTCGGCATCCCCGAGCCCGAGAAGCGATACGAGCAGTACCCCCACCAGTTCTCCGGAGGCATGCGCCAGCGCGTGCTCATCGCGATGGCGCTGGCCTGCGAGCCGAGTCTGATCATTGCCGACGAGCCGACCACGGCGCTCGACGTTACCGTCGAGGGGCAGATCCTCGACCTCGTCGAGGAGCTCCAGGAGAAGTACGACACCGCCTTCGTCTGGGTCACCCACGACATGGGCGTCGTCGCCGAGATCTGCGATCGCGTGAACGTGATGTACCTCGGCGAGGTGATCGAGCAGGCGGACGTCGAGGAGCTGTTCTACGACACGAAACACCCCTACACGAGCGCGCTGCTCGACTCGATGCCCCGTCCCGACGTCACGACCGAGGAGCTGGATCCCATCAAGGGCGTCATGCCCGAGGCGATCAACCCGCCGTCGGGCTGTCGGTTCCACTCGCGGTGTCCGGACGCCCGCGAGGTCTGCCGGCGGGTCCATCCCGACCTCCGGGCCGTCGGCGACGACGCCCGCGACGAGCGCGCACACCGAGCGGCCTGCGTGAAACACGACGCGTTCGACGTCGGCTACTGGGAGAGCGAGCCGCTCGAGAACGAGGCGACCGGCGGCTTCAGCGTCAGCCGTACCGAGGAGGAGAGCCGATGA
- a CDS encoding ABC transporter permease, translating into MATNETQTQEEFEEAPTEGGVDEVEARVGLSYTLKQVKRDSTARLGFYVISAITAVALFASVDYYLLDYALAQSIPFLQHPEQDPDTIEALLPPVGMENGIGTGTWEYPLGTDHRGRDVLSRLFYGTRIAMTVGFMATAIGLVGGTLIGAVSGYYGGWVDDVLQRITDTIYAIPFLVLVIAFMSAFGRDISYAMVGVGIASIPVFNRLIRSRVVSIREEEYIEAAKAAGVKDRNIILRHVIPNSFAPVLVQATLQVGVSILIVAGLSFLGFGAQPPTPSWGQMLAASRNYMLPAPTFSIWPGIAILITVVAFNLLGDGLQDALDPRINN; encoded by the coding sequence ATGGCGACGAACGAAACCCAAACCCAGGAGGAGTTCGAGGAGGCGCCCACCGAGGGCGGCGTCGACGAGGTAGAGGCCCGCGTCGGGCTGTCGTACACGCTGAAACAGGTGAAACGCGACTCGACGGCCCGGTTGGGCTTCTACGTCATCTCGGCCATCACGGCCGTCGCGCTGTTCGCGAGCGTCGACTACTACCTGCTGGACTACGCGCTCGCGCAGTCGATCCCCTTCCTCCAGCATCCGGAGCAGGACCCCGACACGATCGAGGCCCTCCTGCCGCCGGTAGGGATGGAGAACGGCATCGGTACCGGCACGTGGGAGTACCCGCTGGGAACCGATCACCGCGGCCGTGACGTCCTCTCGCGGCTGTTCTACGGTACGCGTATCGCGATGACCGTCGGCTTCATGGCGACGGCGATCGGTCTGGTCGGCGGTACCCTGATCGGCGCGGTCTCGGGCTACTACGGGGGCTGGGTCGACGACGTGCTCCAGCGGATCACCGACACGATCTACGCCATCCCGTTTCTCGTGCTGGTCATCGCGTTCATGTCGGCGTTCGGTCGCGACATCAGCTACGCGATGGTCGGCGTCGGCATCGCCTCCATCCCGGTGTTCAACCGCCTCATCCGCTCGCGCGTCGTGAGCATCCGCGAGGAGGAGTACATCGAGGCGGCAAAGGCCGCGGGCGTGAAGGACCGGAACATCATCCTGAGACACGTCATCCCCAACAGCTTCGCGCCGGTGTTGGTGCAGGCGACCCTACAGGTCGGCGTCAGCATCCTCATCGTCGCGGGACTCTCCTTCCTCGGCTTCGGCGCACAGCCGCCGACGCCGTCGTGGGGACAGATGCTCGCGGCCTCGCGAAACTACATGTTGCCGGCGCCGACGTTCAGCATCTGGCCGGGCATCGCCATCCTCATCACCGTGGTCGCGTTCAACCTCCTCGGTGACGGGCTGCAGGACGCGCTGGATCCGCGGATCAACAACTGA
- a CDS encoding ABC transporter permease, with protein sequence MGLLRYTVWRCLQAVPVLLGIVTITFFLTNAIPGDPVSIMLGPTPSAEMVEQVQARYGLDRPLHERYFSYVLGVAQGDLGHSIYYDVPVLTKIIERLPVTAYLVFSAFAFALVTAVPLGVISAQRRNEPVDHVSRIVALIGVSTPSFWIGLLLIIVFAYQLGLLPATGLFLPWADPANVRGATTQLDVVVESFKRLLMPMVALGTLQMASITRIERSSMVDSLQNEYVKLARAYGVDERTVVWKHAFKAAQLPVITIVGLGLSTALGGAVLIETVFEINGMGRLIIQAINNQDYPLVMGTTFMLGAVYLVGVIITDISYAYIDPRVSYGEK encoded by the coding sequence ATGGGACTCCTTCGATACACGGTCTGGCGGTGTCTGCAGGCGGTTCCCGTGCTCCTCGGTATCGTGACGATCACGTTCTTCCTCACCAACGCGATCCCGGGCGACCCCGTCAGCATCATGCTCGGTCCGACTCCGAGCGCCGAGATGGTCGAGCAGGTGCAGGCCCGCTACGGACTGGACAGACCGCTCCACGAACGGTACTTCAGCTACGTGCTCGGCGTCGCGCAGGGTGATCTCGGCCACAGCATCTACTACGACGTGCCCGTGTTGACGAAGATCATCGAACGCCTGCCGGTGACGGCGTATCTCGTCTTCTCGGCGTTCGCCTTCGCGCTGGTGACCGCGGTTCCGCTGGGCGTCATCTCCGCGCAGCGCCGGAACGAGCCGGTCGACCACGTCTCGCGAATCGTCGCGCTGATCGGCGTCTCGACGCCCTCGTTCTGGATCGGGCTGCTGTTGATCATCGTCTTCGCCTACCAGCTCGGGCTGTTGCCCGCGACGGGGCTGTTCCTGCCGTGGGCGGACCCGGCGAACGTCCGCGGGGCGACGACGCAGCTTGACGTCGTCGTCGAGTCGTTCAAGCGGCTGTTGATGCCGATGGTCGCGCTCGGAACGCTCCAGATGGCCTCGATCACGAGGATCGAGCGCTCCTCGATGGTCGACTCCCTGCAGAACGAGTACGTGAAGCTCGCGCGGGCGTACGGCGTCGACGAACGGACCGTCGTCTGGAAACACGCGTTCAAGGCGGCTCAGCTGCCCGTCATCACCATCGTCGGGCTCGGACTCAGCACGGCGCTCGGCGGCGCGGTGCTGATCGAGACCGTCTTCGAGATAAACGGGATGGGACGGCTGATCATCCAGGCGATCAACAACCAGGACTACCCGCTGGTGATGGGGACGACGTTCATGCTCGGAGCGGTCTACCTCGTCGGCGTCATCATCACGGACATCTCGTACGCGTACATCGACCCGCGCGTCAGCTACGGTGAGAAGTGA
- a CDS encoding ABC transporter substrate-binding protein — MKDSSPSHGVLDRRSLLKYVGVGTAVGLAGCSGGGTGEDDPNGSGDGGGGGGQELYFAQEKGPLDFDPIVLNDVPSAQIVGQMFEGLYAYNEDATGIEPQLASMDEPEIENDGQRYTVEIDENATFHNGDPVTAEDVAYSFIAPLEEETENAGEVDMIESVEAIDEQTVQFDLTYPFGAFEFTLIRNVVPESVREEDPDAFNHENPVGSGPFQFAEWQEGEYTRIERYDDYWGENAAELDFVEFRGVEEQSTRVTTLQTGENDVIETIPPQLYDQVEGMDDVEIDEEPGIGYFYLAFNCGEGPTADPQVREAVDYCFSMDQEVANYVEPAGVRQYSPFPQSIVEGWEFPTDEWEQIPHDRDIEQAQQLFEEAGVPSDYDWRIIVPPDDMREQIGTGVGNGLQEAGFDNVEVQRLDWGAFTEAYLSGDEGDYNMYTLGWAGSPDPEAFTYYMFAQENEGVTQGTYYRNDEVDQQIVDARQSVDREERRQLYIDSTTTILEDRVHLPAYNLLNAYAYKDNVSGYQSHPASQVIPLAESYATTSME, encoded by the coding sequence ATGAAGGACTCATCCCCATCCCACGGCGTTCTCGATCGTCGCAGCCTCCTGAAATACGTCGGCGTCGGTACCGCCGTCGGCCTCGCCGGCTGTTCGGGCGGCGGCACCGGCGAGGACGATCCGAACGGCAGTGGCGACGGCGGCGGCGGTGGCGGCCAGGAGCTCTACTTCGCCCAGGAGAAGGGCCCGCTCGACTTCGACCCCATCGTCCTCAACGACGTCCCTTCCGCACAGATCGTCGGCCAGATGTTCGAGGGGCTCTACGCGTACAACGAGGACGCGACCGGCATCGAGCCCCAGCTCGCCTCGATGGACGAGCCCGAGATCGAGAACGACGGCCAGCGCTACACCGTCGAGATAGACGAGAACGCGACGTTCCACAACGGCGACCCTGTAACGGCGGAGGACGTCGCCTACTCCTTTATCGCCCCGTTAGAGGAGGAGACCGAGAACGCCGGCGAGGTCGACATGATCGAGTCGGTCGAGGCGATCGACGAGCAGACCGTCCAGTTCGACCTCACCTACCCGTTCGGCGCGTTCGAGTTCACGCTGATTCGCAATGTCGTTCCGGAGTCGGTTCGCGAGGAGGACCCCGACGCGTTCAACCACGAGAACCCCGTCGGATCGGGTCCCTTCCAGTTCGCCGAGTGGCAGGAGGGCGAGTACACCCGCATCGAGCGCTACGACGACTACTGGGGGGAGAACGCGGCGGAGCTCGATTTCGTCGAGTTCCGGGGCGTCGAGGAACAGTCGACCCGCGTCACGACCCTTCAGACCGGCGAGAACGACGTCATCGAGACCATTCCCCCGCAACTGTACGATCAGGTCGAGGGGATGGACGACGTCGAGATCGACGAGGAGCCCGGCATCGGCTACTTCTACCTCGCGTTCAACTGCGGCGAGGGGCCGACGGCGGACCCGCAGGTCCGCGAGGCGGTCGACTACTGCTTCTCGATGGACCAGGAGGTCGCGAACTACGTCGAGCCCGCAGGCGTCCGTCAGTACAGTCCGTTCCCCCAGTCGATCGTCGAGGGGTGGGAGTTCCCGACCGACGAGTGGGAGCAGATCCCCCACGATCGTGACATCGAACAGGCCCAACAGCTCTTCGAGGAGGCGGGCGTTCCCTCCGATTACGACTGGCGCATCATCGTCCCGCCGGACGACATGCGCGAACAGATCGGCACCGGCGTCGGTAACGGCCTTCAAGAGGCGGGCTTCGACAACGTCGAGGTCCAGCGTCTCGACTGGGGCGCGTTCACCGAAGCGTACCTCTCGGGCGACGAGGGCGACTACAACATGTACACGCTGGGCTGGGCCGGTTCGCCGGACCCCGAGGCGTTCACCTACTACATGTTCGCCCAGGAGAACGAGGGCGTCACACAGGGTACCTACTACCGCAACGACGAGGTCGACCAGCAGATCGTCGACGCCCGCCAGTCCGTCGACCGGGAGGAGCGTCGCCAGCTCTACATCGACTCGACCACGACGATCCTTGAGGATCGCGTCCATCTCCCCGCCTATAACCTGCTGAACGCTTACGCGTACAAGGACAACGTTTCGGGTTACCAGTCACATCCCGCCTCACAGGTCATCCCGCTGGCGGAGAGCTACGCGACCACCTCGATGGAGTAG
- a CDS encoding DUF7561 family protein: MASERCDGCGTSVRIAGGIADLWSFSGQPSGGMTLEFEDGSEHFLCYDCIERLPDYPAASDVAALEDGR, translated from the coding sequence ATGGCCTCGGAACGGTGTGACGGCTGTGGGACGAGCGTTCGCATCGCCGGCGGGATCGCCGACCTCTGGTCGTTCTCCGGCCAGCCCTCGGGGGGGATGACCCTCGAGTTCGAGGACGGCTCCGAGCACTTCCTCTGTTACGACTGCATCGAGCGACTGCCCGACTACCCGGCGGCGAGCGACGTCGCTGCGCTCGAGGACGGGAGGTAG
- a CDS encoding ATP-dependent DNA helicase translates to MNPARIEREFPAPSYRGNQREALRDVRRAFEAGNDVVLVRAPTGSGKSLLARAICGCARTVEEAEPKQATGAYYTTPQVSQLDDVASDPLLEDLQLIRGKGNYTCILPGEERTPVNRAPCVRERGYDCSVKHRCPYFSDRAIASNRRIAAMTLAYFMRTAGSELFGKRDVCVIDEAHGLAEWAEMYATIDLGPRTVPVWDDLSVPEIGSLDRLARFADALSSTCARRKDDLLAKEELTPEEAADRDRLGELISELDWFVTDYRDPGSPTTWVLDQEADRSISIKPMNPERYLSHTVWDRANRFALLSATILSKETFCRGVGLDPDRVALVDVDHTFPVENRPLYDVTRGKMTYEERDETIPKVGRVLARIMAEHDDEKGIVHAHSYAIQDRLAELLSDFGVGDRVRTHDRDDRDAALEAWKESGGADVFLSVKMEEALDLKGDLARWQVVCKAPYLNTNDSRVAHRLEHGQWAWYRREALGTVIQACGRIVRSPEDYGATYLADSSLLDLFERTRGEMPSWFAAQVDRMTEPALPAFEASTGAGAGSAADSRPPRTSDDAARSRGSARVNESSTASVPDRDHPLSDVWGDG, encoded by the coding sequence GTGAACCCCGCCCGCATCGAACGGGAGTTCCCCGCGCCCTCCTACCGCGGCAATCAGCGCGAAGCCCTTCGAGACGTCCGGCGGGCGTTCGAGGCCGGCAACGACGTAGTGCTCGTACGCGCCCCCACGGGCAGCGGCAAGTCGCTGCTAGCGCGGGCGATCTGTGGCTGTGCGCGCACCGTCGAGGAGGCCGAACCCAAACAGGCAACCGGCGCCTACTACACGACGCCACAGGTCTCCCAGCTCGACGACGTGGCGAGCGACCCCCTGCTCGAGGACCTCCAGCTCATCCGCGGGAAGGGCAACTACACCTGTATCCTTCCGGGTGAGGAGCGCACGCCCGTCAACCGCGCACCCTGCGTCCGCGAGCGGGGCTACGACTGCTCGGTGAAGCATCGCTGTCCGTACTTCTCGGACCGGGCGATCGCCTCCAACCGGCGGATCGCGGCGATGACGCTCGCGTACTTCATGCGGACCGCCGGGTCGGAGCTGTTCGGGAAGCGTGACGTCTGCGTGATCGACGAGGCCCACGGGCTCGCCGAGTGGGCCGAGATGTACGCCACCATCGACCTCGGACCGCGGACGGTGCCGGTCTGGGACGACCTCTCCGTCCCGGAGATCGGGTCGTTGGATCGCCTCGCTCGCTTCGCCGACGCGCTCTCCTCGACCTGCGCTCGCCGGAAGGACGACCTGCTGGCGAAGGAGGAGCTCACCCCCGAGGAGGCCGCGGACCGCGACCGCCTCGGAGAGCTGATCTCGGAGCTCGACTGGTTCGTGACGGACTACCGCGATCCCGGGAGTCCGACGACGTGGGTGCTCGATCAGGAGGCCGACCGCTCGATCTCGATCAAGCCGATGAACCCCGAACGCTACCTCTCCCATACGGTCTGGGACCGGGCGAACCGCTTCGCGCTGCTGTCGGCGACGATCCTGAGCAAGGAGACGTTCTGTCGCGGCGTAGGGCTCGATCCCGACCGGGTGGCGCTGGTCGACGTCGACCACACCTTTCCCGTCGAGAACCGGCCGCTGTACGACGTGACCCGCGGAAAGATGACCTACGAGGAGCGCGACGAGACGATCCCGAAGGTCGGGCGCGTCCTGGCGCGGATCATGGCCGAGCACGACGACGAGAAGGGGATCGTTCACGCCCACTCCTACGCGATCCAAGACCGTCTCGCCGAACTGCTCTCTGACTTCGGCGTCGGCGACAGAGTGCGAACCCACGACCGCGATGACCGAGACGCCGCCCTCGAGGCGTGGAAGGAGAGCGGAGGCGCGGACGTGTTCCTCTCGGTGAAGATGGAGGAGGCGCTCGACCTGAAGGGCGACCTCGCCCGGTGGCAGGTGGTCTGCAAGGCGCCCTACCTCAACACGAACGACTCGCGGGTCGCCCACCGTCTCGAGCACGGTCAGTGGGCCTGGTACCGCCGCGAGGCGCTCGGAACGGTGATCCAGGCCTGCGGGCGGATCGTACGCTCGCCCGAGGACTACGGCGCGACCTACCTCGCGGACTCGAGCCTGCTCGACCTGTTCGAGCGTACGCGCGGGGAGATGCCGTCGTGGTTCGCGGCGCAGGTCGATCGGATGACCGAACCGGCGCTCCCGGCGTTCGAGGCGTCGACGGGTGCAGGTGCGGGTTCGGCAGCGGACTCCCGTCCCCCGCGAACGTCGGACGATGCGGCGCGCTCGCGCGGATCGGCGCGGGTGAACGAATCGTCGACGGCGTCAGTCCCCGATCGGGACCACCCGCTCAGCGACGTCTGGGGCGACGGCTGA
- a CDS encoding class I SAM-dependent methyltransferase, whose protein sequence is MTEADPLVAIVAKPEGERAIASLRAEGVYDDSRSVREAGDEALALPVTERPTETDVRAIRRQSDPEPRSPGLLDLLRDRGWSEDELAGVPRSWAVIGSVILADFEGCPRESEVGDALLELHGGADTVLAREGISGEHREPSVRTVAGAGDTETIHTEHGTRYALDLAEVMFSPGNKAERARMGDVVTEDERVLDMFAGIGYFTLPMARAGAHVTAIERNPTAFRYLLENSVLNGVEEKIEAYRADCRDVEIEEEVDRVVMGYYDAAEPRSDDGRASSGTSYEYLDHALGALTDGGIVHVHEATPEALLWDRPVSRLEDAAERTGREVELLDRRRVKGYSEGVVHVVLDARIGRSG, encoded by the coding sequence ATGACCGAGGCGGATCCGCTCGTCGCGATCGTCGCAAAACCGGAGGGCGAACGGGCGATCGCTTCCCTCCGCGCGGAAGGAGTCTACGACGACTCCCGGAGCGTTCGCGAGGCCGGCGACGAGGCGCTCGCGCTGCCCGTGACCGAACGGCCGACCGAAACCGACGTCCGGGCGATACGCCGCCAGTCCGATCCCGAACCGCGCTCGCCGGGACTGCTCGACCTGCTTCGCGATCGCGGGTGGAGCGAGGACGAACTCGCGGGGGTTCCCCGGTCGTGGGCCGTCATCGGGAGCGTGATCCTCGCCGACTTCGAGGGCTGTCCACGTGAGAGCGAGGTCGGGGACGCCCTTCTCGAGCTCCACGGCGGGGCCGACACCGTCCTCGCACGCGAGGGGATCTCGGGCGAGCACCGCGAACCCTCGGTTCGGACGGTAGCCGGCGCCGGCGACACCGAGACGATCCACACCGAACACGGAACGCGGTACGCGCTGGACCTCGCCGAGGTGATGTTCTCGCCGGGCAACAAGGCCGAGCGCGCCCGGATGGGCGACGTAGTGACCGAGGACGAGCGCGTCCTCGACATGTTCGCGGGGATCGGCTACTTCACGCTGCCGATGGCCCGTGCCGGCGCGCACGTGACGGCGATCGAGCGGAACCCGACCGCGTTCCGCTACCTCCTCGAGAACAGCGTACTCAACGGGGTAGAGGAGAAGATCGAAGCATACCGGGCGGACTGTCGCGACGTGGAGATCGAGGAGGAGGTCGATCGGGTCGTGATGGGCTACTACGACGCAGCCGAGCCACGTTCTGACGACGGTCGGGCCTCGTCCGGCACGTCCTACGAGTACCTGGATCACGCACTCGGGGCGCTCACGGACGGCGGGATCGTCCACGTACACGAGGCGACGCCCGAGGCGCTGTTGTGGGACCGGCCGGTCTCGCGGCTCGAGGACGCCGCCGAACGCACGGGACGCGAGGTCGAGCTTCTCGATCGACGTCGGGTGAAGGGGTACAGCGAGGGCGTCGTCCACGTCGTCCTCGACGCGCGGATCGGCCGTAGCGGTTAA
- a CDS encoding 60S ribosomal export protein NMD3: MSRSAFCPRCGDPVEGGERPDLPGAPAARETGLCDACYFEDFELVSAPDRLTIRVCAQCGAVHRGNRWVDVGAEDYTDVAIDAVSESLGVHLEAREVAWQVEPEQVDQNTIRMHCYFTGTVRDEPIEEHVVVPVTISRETCTRCGRIAGDYYASTVQLRATGREPTSEEREATKEIAHTVVEEMEATGDRNAFVTEIAEREGGLDVKVSTTKIGKKIAGRVVNRFGGDFDSSETLVTEDEDGNEVYRVTYAVRLPPFTRGDVIDPEDGEGPVLVRSVHDTVKGRRLTTGERYESGFEEGDAPGARRLGRAEDAQETTLVSVEDERAIQVLDPETYHTETISRPDFLDVERETIPVLKSRAGLHAVPEDALEDDR, translated from the coding sequence ATGAGCCGATCCGCCTTCTGTCCCCGCTGTGGCGATCCCGTCGAGGGCGGGGAACGCCCCGATCTGCCGGGCGCGCCCGCCGCCCGCGAGACGGGGCTCTGTGACGCCTGCTACTTCGAGGACTTCGAACTCGTCTCCGCCCCCGACCGGCTGACGATCCGCGTCTGTGCGCAGTGCGGGGCCGTCCACCGCGGAAACCGGTGGGTCGACGTCGGCGCGGAGGACTACACCGACGTCGCGATCGACGCGGTGAGCGAGTCGCTTGGCGTACACCTCGAGGCCCGCGAGGTGGCCTGGCAGGTCGAACCCGAACAGGTCGATCAGAACACGATCCGGATGCACTGCTACTTCACGGGCACGGTCAGGGACGAGCCGATCGAGGAACACGTCGTCGTTCCGGTGACGATCTCGCGCGAGACGTGCACCCGGTGTGGCCGGATCGCGGGCGACTACTACGCGAGCACGGTCCAGCTTCGGGCCACGGGCCGAGAGCCCACGAGCGAGGAACGCGAGGCGACGAAGGAGATCGCACACACCGTGGTCGAGGAGATGGAGGCCACCGGCGACAGGAACGCGTTCGTCACGGAGATCGCCGAACGCGAGGGCGGCCTCGATGTCAAGGTCTCGACGACGAAGATCGGGAAGAAGATCGCCGGTCGCGTCGTGAACCGCTTCGGAGGCGATTTCGATAGCTCGGAGACGCTCGTCACCGAGGACGAGGACGGAAACGAAGTGTACAGAGTCACCTACGCGGTGCGCCTGCCGCCCTTCACTCGGGGAGACGTCATCGATCCCGAGGACGGCGAGGGACCGGTGCTCGTACGCAGCGTCCACGACACGGTCAAGGGCCGGCGCCTGACGACGGGCGAACGCTACGAGTCGGGGTTCGAGGAGGGCGACGCCCCCGGCGCCCGGCGGCTCGGACGCGCGGAGGACGCCCAGGAGACCACCCTCGTGAGCGTCGAGGACGAGCGGGCGATCCAGGTTCTCGACCCCGAGACCTACCACACGGAGACGATCTCACGGCCCGACTTCCTCGACGTCGAGAGGGAGACGATCCCCGTCCTGAAGAGCCGTGCCGGCCTCCACGCCGTGCCGGAGGACGCGCTCGAGGACGACCGATGA